A part of Solicola gregarius genomic DNA contains:
- a CDS encoding SDR family oxidoreductase, translating into MDLALNGRTALVLASTGGLGAATARAIAAEGANVVVTGRDAARAEALAAQLPAAVGVACDLTEPGAPERLLAATREAYGDPDVVVLNGPGPKPGAATDLTSDAARAAIDVLLAPHVALVSLVLPAMRAAGWGRILAIGSSGVQQPIPMLGASNLGRAALGSYLKTLAGEVAADGVTINMVLPGRIATDRVAALDEAAAKRAGTSVEEARDASIAKIPSGRYGDPSEFGAIAAFLCSGAASYVTGSQIRVDGGMVAHL; encoded by the coding sequence ATGGATCTCGCATTGAACGGCCGCACCGCACTCGTCCTCGCGTCGACGGGCGGGCTCGGCGCCGCCACCGCCCGCGCGATCGCCGCAGAGGGCGCGAACGTCGTCGTGACCGGCAGGGACGCGGCACGCGCGGAGGCGCTCGCCGCGCAGCTGCCCGCGGCCGTCGGCGTCGCCTGCGACCTCACCGAGCCGGGCGCGCCGGAGCGTCTACTCGCCGCAACCCGGGAGGCGTACGGAGACCCGGACGTCGTGGTGCTCAACGGTCCCGGCCCGAAACCGGGCGCCGCGACCGATCTCACCTCCGATGCGGCACGCGCGGCGATCGACGTGCTCCTCGCACCGCACGTCGCTCTCGTCTCGCTGGTGCTGCCGGCCATGCGGGCCGCCGGCTGGGGACGCATTCTCGCGATCGGCTCGAGCGGCGTACAGCAGCCGATCCCGATGCTCGGAGCGTCGAACCTCGGTCGCGCCGCGCTCGGCTCGTACCTCAAGACGCTCGCCGGCGAGGTTGCCGCCGACGGCGTCACCATCAACATGGTGCTCCCCGGGCGCATCGCCACCGACCGCGTCGCCGCGCTCGACGAGGCGGCGGCGAAACGTGCGGGTACGTCGGTCGAAGAGGCGCGCGACGCCTCCATCGCGAAGATCCCCTCGGGGCGCTATGGCGATCCGTCCGAGTTCGGTGCGATCGCCGCGTTCCTGTGCAGCGGTGCGGCGTCGTACGTCACCGGCAGCCAGATCCGGGTCGACGGTGGGATGGTCGCCCACCTCTGA